The following are encoded together in the Myxocyprinus asiaticus isolate MX2 ecotype Aquarium Trade chromosome 7, UBuf_Myxa_2, whole genome shotgun sequence genome:
- the helt gene encoding hairy and enhancer of split-related protein helt: protein MMASKMKDRKRTPVSHKVIEKRRRDRINRCLNELGKTVPMALAKQNSGKLEKAEILEMTVQYLRALHSADFPRGREKGELLTEFANYFHYGYHECMKNLVHYLTTVERMETKDTKYARILAFLQSKVVTEPVFGTLGTISPDPTDLLCQLEYQSPSPTESVFQQSPPGHFTWHSSARSPTLAYPAVSHQHSGYLSPVQGLDHHYMNFIGHSHPNAFSLHNAQHASL, encoded by the exons ATGATGGCGTCCAAGATGAAGGATCGCAAG agaactcccGTGTCTCATAAAGTCATAGAGAAAAGAAGAAGAGATCGAATCAACCGATGTCTAAACGAGCTGGGAAAGACAGTTCCAATGGCACTGGCTAAACAG AACTCTGGAAAGCTTGAGAAGGCAGAAATCCTGGAGATGACGGTGCAGTATCTGCGCGCGCTCCACTCCGCAGACTTCCCGCGCGGTAGAGAAAAAG GTGAATTACTGACCGAGTTTGCGAATTACTTCCACTACGGCTATCACGAGTGCATGAAGAACCTAGTGCACTACTTAACAACGGTGGAGCGAATGGAGACCAAAGACACCAAGTACGCACGGATCCTTGCGTTCCTGCAGTCCAAAGTCGTTACTGAGCCCGTGTTTGGCACTTTAGGCACCATCTCACCAGACCCCACGGACCTCCTGTGCCAGCTGGAGTATCAGAGTCCAAGCCCAACCGAGTCAGTGTTCCAGCAAAGCCCACCCGGACACTTTACCTGGCACAGCTCGGCGCGGAGCCCCACGCTCGCGTATCCAGCGGTGTCTCATCAGCACAGCGGATACTTATCACCGGTTCAGGGACTAGATCATCATTATATGAACTTCATCGGGCACTCGCATCCCAACGCCTTCAGTTTACACAATGCACAGCACGCTTCTCTGTAA